A genomic region of Ovis aries strain OAR_USU_Benz2616 breed Rambouillet chromosome 20, ARS-UI_Ramb_v3.0, whole genome shotgun sequence contains the following coding sequences:
- the B3GALT4 gene encoding beta-1,3-galactosyltransferase 4: MRPGLSRRLLLAALLLLLVWTLFGPSGLGEELLSLSLASLLPGPASPGPPLALPRLLIPNEAACSAPGPPPFLLILVCTAPDNLNQRNAIRASWGRLREARGLRVQTVFLLGEPGWGSRGSDLVWESAAHGDIMQAAFQDSYRNLTLKTLSGLSWADRHCPTARYILKTDDDVFVNVPELVSELVRRGGRWEQWETGVGPPRKAEAGDAKWDGSPTLGSQPVPLLYLGRVHWRVHPSRSPGGKHQVSEEQWPPSWGPFPPYASGTGYVLSASAVQLILKVASRAPPLPLEDVFVGLSARRGGLAPTHSVKLAGATHYPLDRCCYGKFLLTSHKLDPWEMQEAWKLVGGSDGERTVPFCSWLQGVLGILRCRLIAWLHS, from the coding sequence ATGCGCCCCGGCCTCTCCCGGCGCCTGCTCCTGGCCGCCCTGCTGCTCCTGCTCGTCTGGACCCTCTTTGGGCCCTCCGGCCTTGGGGAGGAGCTGCTGAGCCTCTCCCTGGCCTCCTTGCTCCCCGGCCCGGCCTCGCCCGGGCCGCCCCTGGCCCTGCCCCGCCTCCTGATCCCCAACGAGGCGGCGTGCAGTGCGCCCGGCCCCCCTCCCTTCCTGCTGATCCTGGTGTGCACCGCCCCGGACAACCTGAACCAAAGAAATGCCATCCGGGCCTCCTGGGGCCGCCTGCGCGAGGCCCGCGGGCTCAGGGTGCAGACTGTTTTCCTACTGGGAGAGCCCGGCTGGGGGTCGCGCGGGAGCGACCTGGTGTGGGAGTCGGCGGCCCACGGGGACATCATGCAGGCGGCCTTCCAGGACTCCTACCGCAACCTCACCCTCAAGACCCTCAGCGGGCTGAGCTGGGCCGACAGACACTGCCCCACGGCCCGGTACATCCTCAAGACCGACGATGATGTGTTCGTCAACGTCCCCGAACTGGTGTCGGAGCTGGTCAGGCGGGGAGGCCGCTGGGAGCAATGGGAGACGGGCGTGGGGCCCCCGAGAAAGGCAGAGGCTGGAGATGCGAAGTGGGACGGAAGCCCCACTTTGGGGAGCCAGCCAGTGCCTCTCTTGTACTTGGGTCGCGTGCATTGGCGGGTGCACCCCTCTCGGTCACCGGGAGGCAAGCACCAGGTATCAGAGGAGCAGTGGCCTCCCTCCTGGGGTCCCTTCCCCCCCTACGCCTCAGGCACGGGCTATGTGCTATCAGCTTCTGCTGTGCAGCTCATCCTGAAGGTGGCCAGCCGGGCACCCCCTCTGCCCCTGGAGGATGTCTTTGTGGGGTTAAGTGCCCGCCGAGGAGGCCTTGCCCCAACCCACTCTGTCAAGCTGGCTGGTGCCACCCACTACCCCCTGGATCGGTGCTGCTATGGGAAATTCCTGCTGACATCCCATAAGTTGGACCCCTGGGAGATGCAGGAAGCCTGGAAGCTAGTAGGTGGCTCTGATGGGGAAAGAACTGTACCCTTCTGCTCCTGGCTCCAGGGGGTCCTGGGCATCCTCCGATGCCGGTTAATAGCCTGGCTTCACAGCTGA